Part of the Corynebacterium efficiens YS-314 genome is shown below.
CCTGCGGGGCTGAGAACCTCTTGCGGCCTCTTGATTTTCGTAATACATTATGCGTATGAGTAGTAAGGAAACTATCAATGGGGTCCCCGTCACGGAGGAAATGATCGATGAGTGGGCCGCAGAAGCCGAGGCGGGTTTTGACGTTGACGCGCTACGGAAACGCGGGCGTGGACGGCCTGGTCGAGGGGCCAGCGCCTCCCAGGTCATCTCCCTACGTCTGACCGCCGCAGAAATTGCTGCGCTCGATGCCCGTGCCCTAAGGGAGGGTAAGAGCCGCTCCGAAATCATTCGTGATGCTCTTCACCAGACTGCGGCGTGAAAGTCCATAAGTCCGCTCTGAAGCATGGAATTCCCGAAGAGGACTCCATCTACGCTGCGACCTGGGCGCTGTGGATTGAAGATCTGGACGAGGATAGCCCGGCGCGTCAGTTGAGACTAGGTTTTGACCAGAGCGGGCGGTTGCTTGAAATCGTCCTTCTGGTTTTTGATAGTGGCAATGAGTTGATCATCCATTCCATGAAAGCTCGGCCGCATATGAAAAATCTGCTCCCCTAAGATCAACCTGCGCCCTTCGGGTGGGTATCCGCTTTCTCGCGGAAGCGGCGGAGAGACGCTCAGAGGCCAACATCTGTGGGCGATGTCGTGGTTGCGGGGTGCCTGAAGGGCTGATCTGTTGGCCTGTGAGCACATTTCCTAGGTGGCCTTGAGATGGGCTTCGGCGATCTCGTGGATGAGGCGGGCGGCGACACGCGCCGTCTGATTGTTGTGGTCGAGGCGTGGGTTGACCTCGACGACGTCGACAAGCGTGAGACGCCCGGTAGCAGCCAACCCGGTGCAGATGGCCCGGATGCGGCCCAGCTCCACCCCGACCGCTGCCGGTGAGCCGGTGCCCGGGGCGAGCGCCTCGGAGAGCACATCGATGTCGACGGTGAGGTGGATGTGCTCGGCGTCCCGGACGAGCGCAAGCGCGTGGTCGGCCGCCTCCTGCGGGCTCATCGCGTTGATCTCATCATCGGTGGTGACCTCCGTGCCGAACTCGCGGGCGGCGTTGAACAAGAAGTCGGTGTTGTTGGGGACGGAAACACCCAGCACGGAATAACGGAACTCCTCGCCGACCAGTTCGCGGACCTGCCGGAACGGGGTGCCGTTGGTGGGGCGCTCCGCGGCGCGCAGATCAAGGTGCGCATCGAGGTTGATGATCGCAGGCGAAGAACCCCGCGCCCGGTAGATCCCGCGGTGCGACCCGAACCCGGCTTCGTGCCCGCCGCCGAGCACGATCGGCAGGTGGCCGGCGCGCGCGATGGTCTCCACCGCGTCGCTGAGTTCATCATGCCCGCGCTCCAGATCCCCACCGACCCGGATCGTGCCGGCGTCATACCGGGGCCGTGCGTCATGGACGGCGACCAGGCCGAGCACCCCGCGGATCGCGTCGGGGCCCAGCGCCGCGCCTGCCGTGCCGTGGTTGCGCAGGTTGCCCTCGTCGGAGGCGAAACCAAGCGTGACGACGCCCTCCTCCACCTCATCCGGCTCCGGAAGGGGGCTCACCGTGGTGTACCACAGCGCGTGTTCGGGGTTGTCACCGTCGATGCGACCCACCCAGGTGTCGGGAAGTTCAGTGCCAAACGTTTCGTTTTCCATGCCCGCCCACGGTAGGGAAGCGGGCGTGGGGGTGTCAGCCCTGCTGGAATCCGGTAGAAACGGATAAGGGCCTACTGCGCCGGAGCGATCGCCTTCGGCCGGCCGGTGGCGTAGTAGAGGATGGTCATCACCACGAGGAACCCGACACCGACTCCGAGGGCCAGGTGGTAGTTGTCGTACCAGACCATGATGCCGAAGGTGAAGGCGATGAAGAGGATGGCGAAGTACTGGCCGAAGGGATAGAACGGCACCGGGAATTTCAGACCGGCAACCTCCTGCGCACTCATCTGGCGGCGGGAGGCGACCTGGGCCAGCAGAATCATCAGCCACACATACACGGTGGCAAACGTGGCCAGGGAGGCGACGATCTCAAAGACGCGCTCCGGCAGGATCACATTGAGCACCACGCCCAGGATCAGGACGATGATCATGATGACGGTGGTCATGATCGGCACACCGTTGCCGGCCACCCTGCCCATGATCTTCGGTGCCAGGTTCTCCTTGGCCAGGCCCGTCAGCACGCGACCCGCGCCGAAGAGGTCGGCATTGATGGCGGACAGCGCGGCGGTGATCACCACGAGGTTGAGCAGACCGGCGGCCCAGTTGACCCCCAGGGTGGAGAAGATCTGCACAAACGGGGATTCCTCACCGGTGATCGTCTGCCACGGGTTCAGTGCCAGGATGACCAGGATGGCACCCACATAGAACAGCAGGATGCGCGCCGGGACGGTGTTGACGGCCTTCGGGATGGACTTCTCCGGATCCTCGGCCTCCGATCCGGCCACACCGATGATCTCGGTGCCACCGAAGGCGAAGAGCACCAGGATGAAGGCTGCGATCATGCCCTCAATGCCGTTGGGGAAGAACCCACCGTGTTCCCATAGGTTGGAGATCCCGGAGACCTCCGGGGAGTTGCCCAGGCCGAAGGCGAGGATCGCGGCGCCACCGACGATCATGGCGATGACCGCGGTGACCTTGATCAGGGTGAACACGAACTCCAGTTCGCCGAACCAGCGCACCGAGGCCAGGTTGGCACCACCGACGATGAGCAGTGTGGCGGCCACCCAGACCCACTGCGCGGTATCCGGGAACCAGAATTTCATGTAGATGCCGATGGCGGTGAGATCCGCCAGGCAGACGATGAGCATCTCGAAGGCGAACATCCACCCGGTGATGTACCCGGCCCAGCCGCCGAGGTGCGCGCGGGTGTACACCGCGAAGGAGCCGCGGACCGGGTGGCGCACCGACATCTCACCGAGTGCCCGGAGCATGAAGTACACCACGGCGCCACCGAGCAGGTAGACGAGCAGCACCGAGGGGCCGGCGGCCTGGATGGCGCCGGCGGAACCGTAGAACAGGCCCGTGCCGATGGCGGAACCCAGCGCGATGAAGTGGATGTGACGAGCACGCAGACCCTTGAATTTTCTGGTCTGCACCAGTTGATCAGTCACGGTGGGGGAGGCATTCATGGAAATGCGGTCTCCGTTTCAAAGGGACATTCCCGCCGTGCCGGACAGGGATCGGTCAGGGATCACCTGTATAAGGGGCTCGAGCGGTACGGGATTTGAACGAAAGCCACCTTACTCCCTGGACGCACGAATACTATGATCAGACTAATAGGCGGGGCAGTAGGGAATGTCCCACTGGGATGCTCCCGGTGATGGGTGTCACCTTCTCGGGGGTTATTGGGGCGGTGGGGTGGGCGTCGAAAAGCATTTTTGGGACAAAAGCGTGACCTGCGTTTCATTTTCGCAGCTCATGGTGCAGGGTGTGACGCGTGTCGACGTGGGGTGGCTATGGAGTTTTTCCGACCGGTGGCGTAAGTTGGAGAAACAATGAGAAATACCGATAACGTCAACGGCGACGTAGAACAGCCGGATAACGTCATTTCGTCGGAATCTCAGGAAACCCCGCAGGGTGACTCAGCAGCAGCTGACTTCGCTCTCGACACCCCCACCAACACTGTTGAAGGCACCGCTGTGTCTGAGGGTAGCGAAGAGATCACCAGGGTTGCGGAAATTTCTGAGGACGCCGACTCCGCCGAAGCAGCGGACAGCGCGAGCAATGTAATCAATGAGAATGTGAATGAGGACTCCTCGGAAGACGTAACCCAGTCTTCACACGAGTCATCCTCTACGGAAGCCTCCACCGGCTTCGATGCACTCGGACTGCCACAGCAGGTTCTTGACGCTGTGCGCAAGGTTGGTTTCGAAACTCCTTCCCCCATCCAGGCACAGACCATCCCCGTCCTCATGGACGGACACGATGTGGTCGGCCTCGCACAGACCGGTACCGGTAAGACCGCAGCCTTCGCGCTGCCGGTTCTCTCCCGCATCGACAAGTCCGTGCGCAGCCCCCAGGCTCTCGTGCTTGCCCCCACCCGTGAGCTGGCGCTCCAGGTCGCTGACTCCTTCCAGTCCTTCGCCGACCACCTCGGTGGTCTCAACGTCCTGCCGATCTACGGTGGACAGGCCTACGGCATCCAGCTGTCCGGTCTGCGTCGCGGTGCCCACATCGTCGTCGGCACCCCGGGTCGTATCATCGACCACCTGGAGAAGGGCTCACTGGATATCTCCGGTCTGCGCTTCCTCGTCCTCGATGAGGCCGATGAGATGCTCAACATGGGCTTCCAGGAGGATGTCGAGCGCATCCTCGCCGACACCCCTGATGACAAGCAGGTGGCACTGTTCTCCGCGACCATGCCGAACGGCATCCGTCGCCTGAGCAAGCAGTACCTGAACAACCCGCAGGAGATCTCGGTCAAGTCCGAGACCCGCACCGCCACCAACATCACCCAGCGCTTCCTGTCTGTTGCCCACCGCAACAAGATGGACGCACTGACCCGCATCCTCGAGGTCACCGAGTTCGAGGCGATGATCATGTTCGTGCGCACCAAGCACGAGACCGAAGAGGTCGCCGAGAAGCTGCGTGCCCGTGGTTTCTCTGCAGCTGCCATCAACGGTGACATCGCCCAGGCCCAGCGTGAGCGCACCGTCGACCAGCTCAAGGATGGCCGCCTGGACATCCTGGTGGCCACCGATGTCGCCGCCCGTGGTCTCGACGTCGAGCGCATCTCCCATGTGCTCAACTACGACATCCCGAACGACACCGAGTCCTACGTCCACCGCATCGGCCGCACCGGCCGTGCAGGACGTACCGGCGAGGCCATCCTGTTCGTCACCCCACGTGAGCGCCGTATGCTCCGCTCCATCGAGCGGGCCACCAACGCCCCACTGGTGGAGATGGAACTGCCGACCGTGGACGAGGTCAACGAGTACCGCAAGGTCAAGTTCGCCGACTCCATCACCGAGGCACTCGAGAACCCCCAGGTCGCTCTCTTCCGCACCCTGATCAAGGAGTATGCCGAGAAGAACGACGTACCCCTCGAGGATGTCGCCGCCGCACTGGCCACCCAGGCACAGGCCGGCAATGACTTCTTCCTCACCGAGCAGGCCGCTGACCGCGACCGTGGCCGTGGCGACCGCCGCCGTGACCGCGACTTCGACGACCGTGGTGGCCGTGGCCGTGACCGTGGCGACCGTCCGTCCCGCTTCGACCGTGACGACGCGAACCTGGCCACCTACCGCATCGCGGTGGGCAAGCGCCAGCACGTCCGCCCGGGTGCCATCGTCGGTGCCCTGGCCAACGAGGGTGGTCTGAACTCCAAGGACTTCGGACGCATCACCATCGCAGCCGACCACACCCTGGTCGAACTGCCGAAGGATCTGCCACAGAGTGTCCTGGACAACCTCCGTGACACCCGTATCTCCGGCCAGCTCATCAACATCGAACGCGACTCCGGTGGACGTCCACCACGTCGCTTCGAGCGCGATGACCGTGGCGGCGACCGCGGTGGACGCGGTGGATTCCGTGGTGACCGTGACGATCGTGGTGGCCGTGGTGGTTTCCGCGGCGGCCGTGACCGTGATGATCGCGGTGGACGCGGTGGATTCCGTGGTGACCGTGACGATCGTGGTGGCCGTGGTGGTTTCCGCGGCGGCCGTGACCGTGATGATCGCGGTGGACGCGGCGGCTGGAGGGACTAGTTTCCCGCCAGGCTGACTGACCAACAACAAGCGACCCTTCTCCCCGGTGGAGGAGGGTCGCTTGTTGTCGTGTTGGGCGATGTGGGGGTCGGCTGTATGCCAGACGGTGGTGTGAACAGAATCGTTGTTCTGTGGTGGAAAGAGCCGAAATCGTCAGCATGCCCGGCACAGACCAACGAAAACGTTCATGGTTGTCGGCCCATCCGGTCCCTCACGAGCCTCGCATGCTGTGGTGATTCCCACAGGAAAGGGATGCTTTTCCGGGGTCAGAGGAACATGGTGATGGCGGTGAGCACCCACAGCAGGGCCCAGATGCCACCGAACATCGACAACTGGCTCCTGGCCTTGCCCCAGTCCTCGATCTCGTAGGATTTGGCGGCCAGTTCATCGGGCTCCAGGAATCCGAGGGCACCCATCATGGTCTTCTGGCGGGGGAAGATCAGGAACAGCAGCACCGCCCAGGCCAACAGGGACAGGACGATCGCGGCATGGAACTGGTACTGCTGGAAGTAGTACCCGACATCGGTGAACATCACGGCCACACCCAGGAGCGGGACCAGGAGTGAGAAGACGCCGTAGTTCTGGGAGATCCTGTAGAGGGTCTTGGTGGCCCCGGCGGCTTCGGTGTCACCGGTGTGGGCTTCGGCTGCGCGGACATGGAAGGACGAGGTGGCTACCGTTACCGGACCCAGGAAGAGGATGGCTGCGAGAACGTGCAGGATGATCACAACGGTGGTCACGAGGGGTGGGTGCCTTTCGGTCGTGGGTTATGGACTTTTTACCTGGAATTAACCCTAATCAGGCGTTTGGAGAATCGCTAACCCGCAACTCCGCCTGCCCGCCCGGATGTCCGGCTCCGGCAGGGGGAGGTCATAAGCCGCGGCCACCGTGAAGAGTCTGCCCACATACCAGCACCGGACCGAGCGGTCGGTAGGGAGCCACTGGCTGGGCAGCTGATCAGATTTCTGCTGGTTCTCAGCTCTGTTGACCAACACGAGGTTCACGGGGTCGTTGGCGAACTCGATGCGTTCCAGTGCGGTCCACCTGTGGGCGCCGAGATCCCAGGCGGCACTGAGGGGGAGGATGTGGTCGACCTCGGCGGTGGAGAGGTCGAGGGGTTCACCGGTGTAGGGGTCGGTCGCTCCGGCGGCCTCCACAATGGACTCCCGGACCCCCGGGAGCCAGGTGCCGAACATCTGGTCGCGGTCGTATCCGATGATGCGGACCCGTTGCGGTACCGGCTCCACGGCGGGGAGCTCGGTTCCGGAGGTGGTGAGGTAGGGAAGCGCGGTATAGAGCAGGAGCAGAAAGGTGAAAACGGCGAGTAACCGGGTAAATGTTGTCACATCCTGGTTAGACTCGCCGTGTCCTCGAGGGGTTCCCGCTCAGGGGTTTTTGGTTGTGCTACCGGCCCTTCTTGATCTCCTGGGCAACCTCGGAGAAGTCCACGTCCTCATCGGTCATGCTGGTGGCATGGGAGAGACGGACTGCGGTGTCGAACTCGTCGGTGATCTCCCTGGACGGTGCCTTGGTGGCCAGGGAGACGATGACCATGACGATCGTGGCCAGGGCGAAGCCCGGGACGATCTCGTAGATGATGTCGCCGAGGGCGGTGCTGCCCCACACGATGGAGACCACGGCACCGGTGATCATGCCGGCGATGGCGCCCGGTGCGTTGAGGCGCTTCCAGTACAGCATGGCCAGGATGATCGGTCCGAAGGCGGAACCGAAACCTGCCCAGGCGAAGCCGACCAGGCCGAGGATGGAGTCGGAGGGATTGACCGCCATGGCACCGGCGATGATGGCGAGGATGATCACCGTGGCACGTGACAGGGCGAGGAGGGTCTTCTGGCTCAGTCCGTCCTTCTTGACCACCTGCAGCAGATCCTCGATCAGCGAGGATGCGGTCACCAGCAGCTGGGAGGACATGGTGGACATGATGGCCGCCAGCACGGCGGTGAGCACCAGACCGGCGATCAGCGGGTGGAACAGCACCCGGGCCAGGTCCAGGAAGACTGATTCGTAGGCGCGGGTGTCGGTGACGGAGTAGTCCGGGTTCTGGGCGAAGAAGACGGTGGCGGCCAGGGCGGTGAAGGTGGCGCCGGTCAGACACAGGATCATCCAGGAGATGCCGATGCGGCGACCCTGTTTGGCCTCGGCGGGGGAGCGCAGTGCCATGAAACGTACGACGATGTGCGGCTGACCGAAATAACCCAGGCCCCAGGCGATGTTGCCGATGATCGCGGCGACGGACACCCCGGTGATCATGGAGAAGTAGGTCGGGTTGCCCACACCGTCGGTGTACGGGCCGTAGTCATTGGAGGCGGCGAAGCTGAAGATGTCGCCCGGGTTGTTGAGGGCCAGGATGGCAAATACCGGCACGATGATCAGCGAGAAGAACATGATCGTGCCCTGCACCGCATCGGTGTAGGACACCGCCAGGAAGCCACCGATGAAGGTGTAGAGCACCGTCACCGAGGCAACAATGATCATGCCGGTGAGGTAGTCGCCGCCGAAGGTGGATTCCCAGTACACGCCACCGGCGACCATGCCGGAGGAGATGTAGAAGGTGAAGAAGACGATGATGATCAGGGCAGCGACGATACGCAGGAAACGGGAATTATCGCGCAGACGGTTCTCGAAGAACGAGGGCAGGGTGATCGAGTTGCGGGAGACCTCGGTGTAGGACCGCAGACGCGGGGCCACCCACATCCAGTTGGCCCACGCGCCGACGGTCAGGCCGATGGCGATCCACAGCTCCGACATACCGGTGACGTAGAGGGCGCCGGGCAAGCCCATGAGCAGCCAGCCGGACATGTCGGAGGCGCCGGCGGACATGGCGGCCACAAATGGGTTGAGACCGCGTCCCCCCAGCATGTATTCGTCGTATTTCGCGGTTTTGCGGTAGCTCCAGAAACCGATGAGCACCATGACCAGCATGTAGATAATGATGGCGATGATGAACCAGGTGTTATCACTCACGAGGTTCTCCTTCAGGGGGTTGTTGTACATGGGTGAAGCGTGGCCTTATCACCACCGGGGGTCGCCCGGGTGCGGGCGGGACCACACCTCCTTGACAAACGGAATGAAAAACGTGTGAAGCCCAACACTAACCCACAGTCCCACGGGATGAAACACACAGAAAACAAAACACCCCAATGTGGGAGGGACGGGCCGCTTGGATTCCCCTGGTCGTTGCAACGGGCAGATCACCATGCCCGGTACGCAAGGCCTACACACCGACGATCCCCACAGCCGGGGAGAACAGGATAGGGTAGAAGAGTTATCCTCCGTGTTCGCACATGGATACGAGTAATGGTGTCGGTACTGCGTAGAAAGAGCACATGACTTCTCATCTGCTGCATGGTCTGTGGATCAAAGACCGGGGGCTTCAACTGTGGATCGAGCAGGTGGAGGGCCACAGGATCGTTCTTCCTGAGGCCGTCCCCGCTGGCACATTCCCACCGGTGGTGGACCGCATCCTGGAGGGCAGGACCTTCCGTGCCCGGATGAATGTGCAGTTGCGCACCCCCAAGGGACGTCAGGTGGCACTGCCCACGCCCACGGCCGCATTCACCCCGGAGGAGGCGGTGACTGTGCTTGCCCAGCTCAGTTTCCTCCAGGCGGAGCTACCGGCAGCCACGCGTGCGCAGCGGGAGACCATTGCGGCGGATCTGAGGTGGATCATCACCATGCACCAGGGGCTCACCCGGTTTGTGCAGGCCGGTCGGGTGACCCTGCGCACCGTGATGATGGACAATGCCTGGTGGCCCCAGTGGCAGCTGGCGGCGAGCCTGTCCGAGCGTGGGTGGCTCGCGGAGATGAACAACGCAGCCCCGGGCATCCTGTTGAAGAACGGGGGCAGGGATCTGGCTGGCACCATGGCCAACGAACTGCCGCACTGGATCGCCAACCGCATCCTGTCCGATTACCGGGATGAGGTCCTGCCCTATGCGCGGCATGAATTCCTCGATGCCCTGCTGTACAACCGTCCGTTGCGCAAGGGATCGACCACCCTCACGCACGCGCTCAACCAGTGGAAGAACACCATCAGCTCCGCCGCCCTGCAACTGGTGATCATCGTTGAGGAGCCACCGGCGGAGTCGGACTATGAGGATCCGATGGATTCGATCTGGCCGGTGCGGTTGATGGTGCGCTCCGGCGTGGACGCCCCGCAGCCGATCCAGAAACACTCGCTTGACACAGGTGGTCTTGAGTCGCTGCGTCAGCAATTCGAGACCGCCAAGACAATCTCCTGGCTGCTCGATCCCGCCCGCGATGACGCCATCCCGGCCCACGAACACAACACCGTGCCCACGGGCGACTGGGATGTCTTCCTCAACACCGCGGAGATCATCGACTTCATCGGCCATGACGTCGCAAAGCTCAAGAAGGCCGGGATCACCGTCATGCTGCCCAAGGCGTGGAGCGCGTACGAGACGCGCGCAAAGGTCGAGGCGCGGACGCCGGGGGACCCGGCGGACTCCTCGACCCAGTCCATCATCGGTCTGGACCAGTTGGTGGAATATGACTGGAAGATCAGTGTCGGCGAGGTGGAACTCACCGATGACGAGATGCGTGAGCTGGTGGAATCCAAGACCGGCCTGATCCGTCTGCGCGGTGACTGGGTCATGGCCGACCAGGACGCCCTGCGCCGGATCACCGGGTACATGGACGAGTTGTCCAAATCCTCCCGCAAACGTGCCAAGGCCGAGATGGAGGAGGCCGCCATGCAGGCCCAGCTGGCCGAGGCCAGCGGCGCGGAGGGATGGCAGCTGCTCGCGGCACGGGCGGAGGAACTACGCCAGCGCTTCAACGAACAGTTCAGCGGTGACGGCACTGGTGAGGTCACCCTCCAGGAGCTGCGCGAGATCGCCCTCAAGGCCGCGGAG
Proteins encoded:
- the putP gene encoding sodium/proline symporter PutP, translated to MSDNTWFIIAIIIYMLVMVLIGFWSYRKTAKYDEYMLGGRGLNPFVAAMSAGASDMSGWLLMGLPGALYVTGMSELWIAIGLTVGAWANWMWVAPRLRSYTEVSRNSITLPSFFENRLRDNSRFLRIVAALIIIVFFTFYISSGMVAGGVYWESTFGGDYLTGMIIVASVTVLYTFIGGFLAVSYTDAVQGTIMFFSLIIVPVFAILALNNPGDIFSFAASNDYGPYTDGVGNPTYFSMITGVSVAAIIGNIAWGLGYFGQPHIVVRFMALRSPAEAKQGRRIGISWMILCLTGATFTALAATVFFAQNPDYSVTDTRAYESVFLDLARVLFHPLIAGLVLTAVLAAIMSTMSSQLLVTASSLIEDLLQVVKKDGLSQKTLLALSRATVIILAIIAGAMAVNPSDSILGLVGFAWAGFGSAFGPIILAMLYWKRLNAPGAIAGMITGAVVSIVWGSTALGDIIYEIVPGFALATIVMVIVSLATKAPSREITDEFDTAVRLSHATSMTDEDVDFSEVAQEIKKGR
- a CDS encoding amino acid permease, whose amino-acid sequence is MNASPTVTDQLVQTRKFKGLRARHIHFIALGSAIGTGLFYGSAGAIQAAGPSVLLVYLLGGAVVYFMLRALGEMSVRHPVRGSFAVYTRAHLGGWAGYITGWMFAFEMLIVCLADLTAIGIYMKFWFPDTAQWVWVAATLLIVGGANLASVRWFGELEFVFTLIKVTAVIAMIVGGAAILAFGLGNSPEVSGISNLWEHGGFFPNGIEGMIAAFILVLFAFGGTEIIGVAGSEAEDPEKSIPKAVNTVPARILLFYVGAILVILALNPWQTITGEESPFVQIFSTLGVNWAAGLLNLVVITAALSAINADLFGAGRVLTGLAKENLAPKIMGRVAGNGVPIMTTVIMIIVLILGVVLNVILPERVFEIVASLATFATVYVWLMILLAQVASRRQMSAQEVAGLKFPVPFYPFGQYFAILFIAFTFGIMVWYDNYHLALGVGVGFLVVMTILYYATGRPKAIAPAQ
- a CDS encoding HNH endonuclease family protein: MTTFTRLLAVFTFLLLLYTALPYLTTSGTELPAVEPVPQRVRIIGYDRDQMFGTWLPGVRESIVEAAGATDPYTGEPLDLSTAEVDHILPLSAAWDLGAHRWTALERIEFANDPVNLVLVNRAENQQKSDQLPSQWLPTDRSVRCWYVGRLFTVAAAYDLPLPEPDIRAGRRSCGLAILQTPD
- a CDS encoding DEAD/DEAH box helicase, yielding MRNTDNVNGDVEQPDNVISSESQETPQGDSAAADFALDTPTNTVEGTAVSEGSEEITRVAEISEDADSAEAADSASNVINENVNEDSSEDVTQSSHESSSTEASTGFDALGLPQQVLDAVRKVGFETPSPIQAQTIPVLMDGHDVVGLAQTGTGKTAAFALPVLSRIDKSVRSPQALVLAPTRELALQVADSFQSFADHLGGLNVLPIYGGQAYGIQLSGLRRGAHIVVGTPGRIIDHLEKGSLDISGLRFLVLDEADEMLNMGFQEDVERILADTPDDKQVALFSATMPNGIRRLSKQYLNNPQEISVKSETRTATNITQRFLSVAHRNKMDALTRILEVTEFEAMIMFVRTKHETEEVAEKLRARGFSAAAINGDIAQAQRERTVDQLKDGRLDILVATDVAARGLDVERISHVLNYDIPNDTESYVHRIGRTGRAGRTGEAILFVTPRERRMLRSIERATNAPLVEMELPTVDEVNEYRKVKFADSITEALENPQVALFRTLIKEYAEKNDVPLEDVAAALATQAQAGNDFFLTEQAADRDRGRGDRRRDRDFDDRGGRGRDRGDRPSRFDRDDANLATYRIAVGKRQHVRPGAIVGALANEGGLNSKDFGRITIAADHTLVELPKDLPQSVLDNLRDTRISGQLINIERDSGGRPPRRFERDDRGGDRGGRGGFRGDRDDRGGRGGFRGGRDRDDRGGRGGFRGDRDDRGGRGGFRGGRDRDDRGGRGGWRD
- a CDS encoding formimidoylglutamase: MENETFGTELPDTWVGRIDGDNPEHALWYTTVSPLPEPDEVEEGVVTLGFASDEGNLRNHGTAGAALGPDAIRGVLGLVAVHDARPRYDAGTIRVGGDLERGHDELSDAVETIARAGHLPIVLGGGHEAGFGSHRGIYRARGSSPAIINLDAHLDLRAAERPTNGTPFRQVRELVGEEFRYSVLGVSVPNNTDFLFNAAREFGTEVTTDDEINAMSPQEAADHALALVRDAEHIHLTVDIDVLSEALAPGTGSPAAVGVELGRIRAICTGLAATGRLTLVDVVEVNPRLDHNNQTARVAARLIHEIAEAHLKAT
- a CDS encoding ribbon-helix-helix domain-containing protein → MSSKETINGVPVTEEMIDEWAAEAEAGFDVDALRKRGRGRPGRGASASQVISLRLTAAEIAALDARALREGKSRSEIIRDALHQTAA